The segment TGGCTTTCAGGTGACCCGCGAATTCGGCGACGGCGGCCGCTGTTTGCTGTGGCTGCTAAAGACGCGCTCAACGGGCAGCGGGCAGTAGATCCTCGCCTTACTGCCCGGGTTGGGCTACACTGTACGAAACATCGTGGTACAGATCCTGGGAAATGGGTTAAGCGCGGGCTCCGCATTTGCGCTGCTCGCCCTGGGCTTCGCGCTCATCTTTCAAACGACCCGTTTCTTCCACTTCGCCCACGGGGCGGTGGTGACGGCGGGGGCGTATCTGACGTTCCTATTCGCCGTGATTCTCGGCTGGCCGCTGTGGGTTGCGGCGGTGTTGGCGATCATCCTGGCCGGTGTGTTGGGCGTGTTGATGGAGCTGGGCGTCTTTCGGCCGATGCGAAAGAAGGGGGCGACGCCGTTCGTGCTGTTGCTAGCGTCCCTGGGGTTGTTCGTGGTCATTCAGAACGTCATCTCAATGATCTTCGGCGACGGCGTGAAGACCTTGAGATCCGGAGTCGTTCAAGAAGGCATCCCGATCCTCGGCGCGCGCATCACGCCTATTCAGATCTGGACCATCGCCATCGCGGTCATACTGTTCGTCGCGGTAAGCCTCTTCCTGTCCCGAACTCGCATGGGAAAAGCGATGCGCGCGGTGGCGAACGACCCCGAGTTAGCGTACGTTTCCGGCATCGGGAGCGACCGGATCATCCTGTGTACCTTCTTCATCGGCTCCTGCCTGGCTGCGGTGGCGGCCATCCTGATCGCCCTGGACGTTGACATGACGCCGACCATGGGGATGAACGCGCTGTTGATGGGCGTGGTGGCGGTCATCATCGGCGGCGTGGGCAGCGTGCCCGGCGCGGCACTGGGGGGGCTGTTGCTGGGCCTGGCGCGCAGTTTCGGCGTGTGGCAAATCAACTCCGCGTGGCAGGACGCGATTGCATTCGGCATCCTGCTGCTGTTCCTGCTGTTTCGGCCCCAGGGCTTCTTCGGCAAGCCGCTACGGAAGGCGCAGGTATGAACTACCTGCTCCACGTCCTCATCCTGATCTGCATCTACATCATCCTTGCCGTTTCGCTGAACATCATCTCCGGTTACGGCGGGCTTCTTTCACTGGCACACGCCGCTTTCTTCGGTGTGGGTGCCTACACCGCCGCGCTGCTTTCGTTGCACTACGGCACCCAGTTTCTGGCCAACATCGTCGCTGCCATCGTTCTTGCGGCGCTTTTGGGCGCGGTCGTCGGCGCGCCGTCGCTGAGGCTGCATGGCGATTACTTCATCCTGGCGACGTTCGCCTTGCAGATCATCATATTTTCGGTCATGAACAACTGGATAGATTTAACCGGCGGCCCAATGGGTCTGCCCGGAATTCCGCAACCGAACCTGTTTGGGTGGGAGGTGAACACACACGCGGAGTTCTTAGCGCTGAGCCTTGGGCTGGCGGCACTTACGTTTCTGTTCGCCCACCGGCTGGTCAGCTCGCCGTTCGGCCGCGTGCTGAAGGCGATCCGCGAGGACGAAGTGTTCGCGCAGTCGCTGGGCAAGAACGTGGCGAAGTATAAGTTGGTCGTGTTTGCAACCGGGGCGGCGCTGGCGTCGGTGGCCGGCGTGCTCTACGCGCAGTACATCACATTCATCGACCCGACGAGTTTCACCCTAATGGAGTCCATCTTCATTCTCTCTGTGGTCATCATCGGCGGCGCTGGGAACCTGTGGGGATCGGTGGTGGGTGCCGTTATGCTTGTGGCGATTCCCGAGCTGCTACGATTCGTAGGCATGCCGAGCGACATCGCGGCGAACATGCGGCAGATTCTGTATGGCGCGCTTCTGATGTTGTTCATGATGTATCGGTCGCAGGGAATAATAGGAGAGCACTCATTCAGACAGAGATAGGTTGTGCAGGAAGAACTGGTCTTGACGGTTGAGCGGGTGTCGAAGGCGTTCGGCGGAGTCCGCGCGCTTCAGGACTTCTCGTGCCGGATCGAGCCGCGAACCATCGTCGGCCTCATCGGGCCGAACGGCGCCGGCAAAACCACCCTTTTCAACGTCATCACAGGCTTCATCGCTCCCGACGCAGGAAGCGTGTCGCTGGACGGCAGAGAACTGACACGCCACGCCCCTTTCCGAATCGCACGAATGGGCATTAGCCGCACCTTCCAAGACCTACGGTTGCTGCGGCAGATGACGGTGCTTGACAACCTGCTCCTTGCCGGTACAGGCGGGCTGGGAGAAGGTCTCTGGTCTCCGTTCTTTTCTCCGCGCTGGCTGGCTGACCGGCGACGGAGAAACGAACCGAGGGCGATGGACCTTCTGGAGTTCGTCGGGCTCGCTGACCAGGCGAACCACCTGGGCTCTGAACTCTCTTACGGCCAGCAGAAACTGGTGGCATTGGCGTGCTGCCTGGCGACCGACCCGGATTTGCTCATGCTCGACGAGCCAGTCTCAGGCATCCATCCGGCACTTGTCGAGAAGATTCTCGAGATGATGCAAGGCTTCCCTAAGCAGGGGAAGACGGTCGTATTCATCGAGCACAACCTGGAAGCCGTTATGGAAGTGGCGGACAAAGTGATAGTAATGGACGAGGGAAAGAAACTTACGGAAGGGGCACCGAGCATCATCAGAGACGACCCGCGAGTGATCGAGGCCTATTTGGAATGACACAGGTAGATAGCACCGCTCAGCCGCTGCTCGAAGTCCGGAACCTTGAAACAGGCTATGGGAATCTAAAGGTGCTGCACGGCATATCTTTGGACGTTGGGCAACAGGATATCGTAGCCCTCGTCGGGCCGAACGGAAGTGGCAAATCCACCATGCTGAAGGCGATCTTCGGCTTGCTGCCCGCGTGGTCTGGAACCGTAAGTTTCGACGGCACCGAGACCCAGGGCCGCAACCCCATTCTGAATGTCGAAGACGGCCTCTGTTACGTACCACAAGGCAGCCGGGTCTTCACAGACATGACGGTGCAGGAGAATCTGGAGATGGGCGCCTACACACTCCAGAACGGAAACGAGGTCGGGCGGCGACTGCAACGCGCATATTCGCTCTTCCCTCGGCTCGAGGAACGGAAGCGACAACTCGCCGGCAAACTGAGCGGCGGCGAGAAGCAGATCCTTGCGCTTGCCCGGGCCTTAATGGTCGAACCGAGGCTACTTCTCCTGGACGAACCGTCCCTCGGCCTCTCACCTCAGTTGGCCAAGGTCGCGCTCGAAACCGTCATGCAGATCAACCGAGAACTGGGCACCGCAATTCTCATTGTCGAGCAGAACGTCAAGGAAGTGCTCACCATCGCGCAGCGTGTATACGTTCTGAGACTAGGCCGCATCGCCTTGCACGACACGCCG is part of the Armatimonadota bacterium genome and harbors:
- a CDS encoding branched-chain amino acid ABC transporter permease yields the protein MVVQILGNGLSAGSAFALLALGFALIFQTTRFFHFAHGAVVTAGAYLTFLFAVILGWPLWVAAVLAIILAGVLGVLMELGVFRPMRKKGATPFVLLLASLGLFVVIQNVISMIFGDGVKTLRSGVVQEGIPILGARITPIQIWTIAIAVILFVAVSLFLSRTRMGKAMRAVANDPELAYVSGIGSDRIILCTFFIGSCLAAVAAILIALDVDMTPTMGMNALLMGVVAVIIGGVGSVPGAALGGLLLGLARSFGVWQINSAWQDAIAFGILLLFLLFRPQGFFGKPLRKAQV
- a CDS encoding branched-chain amino acid ABC transporter permease, which codes for MNYLLHVLILICIYIILAVSLNIISGYGGLLSLAHAAFFGVGAYTAALLSLHYGTQFLANIVAAIVLAALLGAVVGAPSLRLHGDYFILATFALQIIIFSVMNNWIDLTGGPMGLPGIPQPNLFGWEVNTHAEFLALSLGLAALTFLFAHRLVSSPFGRVLKAIREDEVFAQSLGKNVAKYKLVVFATGAALASVAGVLYAQYITFIDPTSFTLMESIFILSVVIIGGAGNLWGSVVGAVMLVAIPELLRFVGMPSDIAANMRQILYGALLMLFMMYRSQGIIGEHSFRQR
- a CDS encoding ABC transporter ATP-binding protein; its protein translation is MVLTVERVSKAFGGVRALQDFSCRIEPRTIVGLIGPNGAGKTTLFNVITGFIAPDAGSVSLDGRELTRHAPFRIARMGISRTFQDLRLLRQMTVLDNLLLAGTGGLGEGLWSPFFSPRWLADRRRRNEPRAMDLLEFVGLADQANHLGSELSYGQQKLVALACCLATDPDLLMLDEPVSGIHPALVEKILEMMQGFPKQGKTVVFIEHNLEAVMEVADKVIVMDEGKKLTEGAPSIIRDDPRVIEAYLE
- a CDS encoding ABC transporter ATP-binding protein translates to MTQVDSTAQPLLEVRNLETGYGNLKVLHGISLDVGQQDIVALVGPNGSGKSTMLKAIFGLLPAWSGTVSFDGTETQGRNPILNVEDGLCYVPQGSRVFTDMTVQENLEMGAYTLQNGNEVGRRLQRAYSLFPRLEERKRQLAGKLSGGEKQILALARALMVEPRLLLLDEPSLGLSPQLAKVALETVMQINRELGTAILIVEQNVKEVLTIAQRVYVLRLGRIALHDTPERLAKKGELRKLFLG